GAGAGCTCTCCTGCAAGACGTGAGTCTGCTCTCCCAGCCGGAAGACAGCGGGGACGCCGGAACACAGATCGAGTCCTGAGCGGCGGTATAACGATGAATCCGGATGTCTCGCTCCTGAGGCTGTTTATTGCCCCCCAGAAGGGGTGCGGGGGAGAGAACCACGAGGCCAACAAATGACCCACCTCACTGAACAATTCCATATTCCCCGAGAGTATCACGCTGCCTGTTCCCGAATCCTAGAGCTCGGGCAACGCCATCTCCGTCGATTGCTCAAGGAAGAATACTGGCGAGACAGGCACCTCGAAGCGATTCAGTCCCGCGATAGCAACGACCACACCTACGTCCGAGACGACGAGTACGAGCCGTTCGAGGACATAGACGCATACCTCTACAACCGATTCAAGCGATGTATCTACCATCGTGTTACTCGGATTCTAAAAGCTCATCGTGAGAAGTACCGTGCCTTCCAGTTCATCGTCGAAACTGTCGAGGAACGAAAAATCAGGCGGGTTGGATGGCAGCAGCTTCGAAGCCGCCTATTCGATAGTGGAGACTCACCGTACATCCAGTGGAGCAATATCGAAACCGTCGTCGAGCAGCTAAACAATCATTACGACCGGAATGGCCGATTTCCTGAAGCATACACGGACCTCGTCGACTGTCCCCAGCCCGACGACACGGTTCCCTTCGGCCCGGACAGTCGTGGAGACATCCACGAGGTCCAAGCCGCGGACGGAGAAGTCGTGGTGATGCTGAAGGCGCCGGATTCGCTATCGCCCAACTCGTATGCCGACTGGACAGAGCACGAAATACGGTTCCCAGCCCACCAACGGTTCAACGAGATGCTTGAGGCAGGGGAGCTGAAAGCGCCGACACTGCATTCCTCCGAATACGGCTATACGCTGGACGTGCCAGTGGATGTTCCCGAGACCTCCGTAGACACCACTTCCGACCGTGTTCTCGCTGTGGACCTCGGCGTGAAAAAGCAGGCAACTGCGGTTGTGTTAGACGGATCTGAAGACGGGAAAGATGAATCCCAGATCGCGCCACCCAACTTCGTCGACCACCACGCGAAGGACAAACTGTTTCGAGTGAAAGCCGACGCCGAGGGCATAGACAGCCGCCTTGCCGAACTCCGCCAACAGGGCAAGAGCCATACCGAGCAGTTCGCTCACCTCCTCAGCGAATATCGCCGGACGCGACGGAAGGAGCGACGTCTCCGCGACCAGATCCAGCACGATGTAGCAAATCAGCTGGTGTGGCTCGCGGCCGTTCACGAGTGCGAGACGATCGTCCTCGAGTCGCTAGGGCAGTTTGAGGCCGAAGAGACGGGTGGCGTGACGGCATGGAGCATCTCGACGTGGGCCCATGGGAAGTTACTTGAGCGGCTCCGGTACAAGGGTGACCTCCTCGGGCTCGACGTCGAGACGGTGAATCCCTGGGGGACATCACGCTACTGTCCGCGATGTGGCGAACGCGGCAAGACCGTGAAGGCCCCGACAGATCACACCGAGTTACGC
This genomic window from Haloplanus sp. GDY1 contains:
- a CDS encoding zinc ribbon domain-containing protein translates to MLKEEYWRDRHLEAIQSRDSNDHTYVRDDEYEPFEDIDAYLYNRFKRCIYHRVTRILKAHREKYRAFQFIVETVEERKIRRVGWQQLRSRLFDSGDSPYIQWSNIETVVEQLNNHYDRNGRFPEAYTDLVDCPQPDDTVPFGPDSRGDIHEVQAADGEVVVMLKAPDSLSPNSYADWTEHEIRFPAHQRFNEMLEAGELKAPTLHSSEYGYTLDVPVDVPETSVDTTSDRVLAVDLGVKKQATAVVLDGSEDGKDESQIAPPNFVDHHAKDKLFRVKADAEGIDSRLAELRQQGKSHTEQFAHLLSEYRRTRRKERRLRDQIQHDVANQLVWLAAVHECETIVLESLGQFEAEETGGVTAWSISTWAHGKLLERLRYKGDLLGLDVETVNPWGTSRYCPRCGERGKTVKAPTDHTELRNGGHFYCPSCEYECDRDVVGAVNVGRKHLSGSRMETANPCVYTARGNHASFPSRPTCERVRSEAGTEDSETVSVPGVQSAANSEQDPASGRQTRLSEYRSSSLTTTRSRAEEGLQQNQSRKTGLRCPSGSITRQCLLVSTNDSHEVLPNPAEN